Proteins encoded by one window of Paroedura picta isolate Pp20150507F chromosome 9, Ppicta_v3.0, whole genome shotgun sequence:
- the LOC143845118 gene encoding uncharacterized protein LOC143845118 has translation MIRCTLHLPPPFCSATSESNMESSSQASSVPATGRGPTWRDAEIRDLIGIFSEEKIQDAFQSSHRNREVFEQVAIKMRALGHNRTGLECRSKTKTMRAEYMRAVNHNKGSGNEKVTCPYFEEQRQLYGDGEGSGRPKRVGRSLKVVRKPAAPVEEPPAEEDPGEGTSSSFRPPPPVQQRAAESVTLDLIAIVPGEPEEAPEQTPLASETQLPGTGPLESPAAPDVDSDSGASTNIDFIPGTQEEEQPGLLGPPARRRRIQIQDEVLSDEEEEPPLAPGSPPPRGALPAEERLTRERGRLRRVSVLTSVGERLLEHCYEESRRAAAADQAMLTLIAQEGRKLRAVLRETNQILREGVEEVRLIRRLMERAVVVMERAYPPQIAPAPPPPPPPPPPPPPTPPPPPPPTPTPPLPAPTPPTPSQNASTQTRRRTILGKRKIKPADKYSPS, from the exons atgatccgttgcaccctgcaccttccaccaccattttgctcagctaccagcgaaagcaacatggaatcgtcttctcaagcctcgtccgtccctgcaaccggccgtggcccaacttggagggacgcggagatcagggacctgatcgggattttctcggaggagaaaatccaggacgcgttccagtcctcccacaggaatagggaggtattcgaacaagtggccattaagatgcgcgccctgggccacaacaggaccggccttgaatgccggtcgaagaccaagacaatgagggcagagtatatgcgtgccgtgaaccataataagggttccggcaacgagaaggttacctgcccctacttcgaggagcagcgccagctgtacggagacggggaaggatccggcaggccgaagcgcgtcggccggagccttaaggtggttcggaagccggctgccccggtcgaggaaccacccgctgaggaggatcccggcgagggcacctcgtccagctttcgccctccaccccccgtccagcaacgagccgcggaatcggtaacgctggacctcatcgccatcgttcctggggagccagaggaggctcctgagcaaacgccccttgcctccg agacacagttgccagggacggggcccctcgagtctccagcagcacctgacgtggatagtgattcgggggcatcaactaacattg atttcatacccggaacacaggaggaggaacagcctgggttgcttggacctcctgcacggcgcaggcggatacagattcaagatg aggttctttcagatgaggaggaggaaccacccctggctccaggcagcccaccacctagaggtgcgctcccagcagaggagaggcttacgagggaacgcggcaggctgaggcgcgtctccgtcttgacaagcgtgggagagaggctccttgagcactgctatgaggagtcacggcgtgccgctgccgctgaccaagccatgctcacactcattgcccaggaggggagaaaattgagggcagtccttagagagacaaaccaaatcctacgcgaaggcgtggaggaggtgcgactgataaggagactcatggagagggctgtagtggtcatggaaagggcctaccctccacaaatcgcccccgcccccccaccaccacccccaccaccacccccaccaccacccacaccaccacccccaccaccacccacaccaacaccaccacttccagcacccaccccaccgactccctctcagaatgcctccacccaaacacgaaggaggactattctcggaaagaggaaaataaaaccagcagacaagtactccccctcctag